In Candidatus Deferrimicrobiaceae bacterium, a genomic segment contains:
- a CDS encoding vitamin K epoxide reductase family protein, with protein MSMISDRVRSLGMRMTLVWAGLAAALLLSISLAAGLCPEECKATYQWTIFGMPFPFFGIGFFAICLLLFHLRDRPPARVLLAFLIAGAWGAEATFLYVQHSVIKIWCPICLAVALCVLLAGIALVIAWFPGMRKPFGSGRGASMRYLSRGAFLAAVMIAGSYISFLGLGNPAASHAETLPLALGKLDSDVEVYVFTDWFCPACRKAEPDMERAYPDIMTRAKLLFIDIPIHIETMNFLPYNLSFLVREKAKYLEIRKTLLRLAERTKEPTPEDIQKAVAPLGVTYRPLNYADVNAGVQYFQSVTQAFRVEGTPAMAVYNRKTKTTRVLNGTQDLSYSYILMAVSGVAPP; from the coding sequence ATGTCCATGATTTCCGACAGGGTCAGGTCCCTCGGGATGCGGATGACGCTGGTATGGGCTGGGCTTGCCGCGGCCCTGCTGCTCTCGATTTCCCTGGCCGCCGGTCTGTGTCCCGAAGAATGCAAGGCGACCTATCAATGGACGATCTTCGGGATGCCGTTTCCCTTCTTCGGGATCGGATTCTTCGCGATTTGCCTTCTTCTGTTCCATCTCCGTGACCGTCCCCCGGCCCGGGTCCTCCTCGCGTTTCTGATCGCCGGCGCGTGGGGGGCCGAAGCCACGTTTCTCTACGTGCAGCATTCCGTCATCAAAATCTGGTGCCCGATATGCCTCGCCGTGGCATTATGTGTCTTGCTGGCGGGGATTGCCCTCGTCATCGCCTGGTTCCCGGGCATGAGGAAACCATTCGGATCGGGGAGAGGGGCATCGATGCGGTATCTGTCGAGAGGGGCTTTTCTCGCGGCGGTGATGATCGCGGGTTCGTATATTTCCTTCCTCGGATTGGGAAACCCCGCCGCTTCCCACGCGGAAACGCTCCCGCTGGCCCTTGGGAAGCTGGACTCCGACGTGGAAGTCTACGTGTTCACCGACTGGTTCTGTCCCGCCTGCCGGAAGGCGGAACCGGATATGGAAAGGGCGTATCCGGACATCATGACGAGGGCGAAGCTCTTGTTCATCGATATCCCCATCCACATCGAAACGATGAATTTCCTCCCCTACAACCTGAGTTTCCTCGTCCGGGAGAAGGCGAAATACCTCGAGATCCGGAAGACACTCCTTCGCCTGGCGGAGAGGACGAAGGAGCCCACTCCGGAAGATATCCAGAAAGCCGTCGCTCCGTTGGGAGTCACCTACCGGCCGCTGAATTATGCGGACGTGAACGCGGGGGTTCAATATTTCCAGTCGGTGACGCAGGCCTTCCGGGTAGAGGGGACACCCGCCATGGCGGTGTACAACCGGAAGACGAAAACCACCCGGGTGCTCAACGGCACGCAGGATCTTTCCTATTCGTACATCCTCATGGCGGTCTCGGGAGTCGCGCCACCGTAA